CAGGGACGAGAAACCGCAAGCCGATCATCCGCAGAGCTTCCGGCACAGAAAGCAAAAAGGTAGCATCCTCTTAGTCGAGGGAGGCAATGATGCGATACCTGAAACGCATGGCAGCAGTGCAGCTGGTGGCGGTGCTGTGCCTGGCGCTGGTCGCCTGCACCTCCGACTGGGACCGCTGGATGAACAACCTCCGGAAAGACCCCATCGCCACCGCAAGATGGCCAGGACTAGAACCCCTCGGCAGGGAAGAAACCACCGGAGAGGGATACAAACCACGCCCCCCAAAAATTAACCGATGCTACAGACGCACCATCCCACTCGAAGAAGCCTTCACCCAAGTCATGACCACCGCAGAACAAGAAGGCTGGCAAGAAGATCAAAATCTTAGGTATTCAGAGAGTAGAGTCGCCCAGAAACAGCCAGAAGACAACAAAGCAACCCTGATACTCACCTCAGGAACGACAGGCTGTGAGAGCTATCATCATGCCGGATTCCGGATCACCATGACCTATGAATAAGAAAGACAGATAATCAACACTCTAGGCTGTTTCCTGAAAGTCCTCTGCGCTAGTCGTCCAACAACCCAGTACCTCAGCTCGCTCCTGCGCTGTATGGATGGCAGTTTTGTCAGCGACCCCACTAGAATCCCGCCATGGACGCCATTGAGGTCATCTCCAGGAAACGCGACGGCGGAAGGCTCAGCGACGCTCAGATCGACTGGGTGATCCGCGCCTACACCGACGGGGTGGTCGCTGAGGAGCAGATGTCAGCGCTGGCTATGGCGATTCTGCTCAATGGCATGGACCGGGGCGAGATCGCGCGCTGGACTGCCGCGATGATCGCCTCCGGGGAGCGCATGGACTTCTCGTCGCTGGGCAAACCCACCGCCGACAAGCACTCGACGGGCGGGGTCGGCGACAAGATCACCCTGCCGCTGGCACCCTTGGTGGCGGTGTTCGACGTTGCCGTGCCGCAGCTATCGGGCCGGGGCCTCGGCCACACCGGCGGCACCCTCGACAAGCTGGAGGCCATCCCCGGATGGCGAGCCGACCTGAGCAATGACGAACTTCTCGCGCAGCTCCGTGACGTCGGCGCGGTCGTCTGCGCGGCGGGTTCCGGCCTGGCTCCCGCGGACAAGAAGCTGTACGCCCTGCGTGACGCCACCGGCACCGTCGAAGCCATCCCGCTGATCGCGTCGTCGATCATGAGCAAGAAGATCGCGGAGGGCACGGGGGCGCTGGTGCTGGACGTGAAGGTCGGTTCGGGCGCGTTCATGAAGACCCACGACCGCGCGGAGGAGCTCGCCCGCACCATGGTGGCTCTGGGCACCGACGCGGGCGTCAATACGGTCGCATTGCTCACGGGCATGGATACTCCGCTCGGGCTCACCGCCGGCAACGCCCTGGAGGTACGGGAGGCCGTCGAGGTGCTGGCCGGCGGCGGACCTCCGGACGTCGTGGAGCTGACCGTCACCCTGGCCCGGGAGATGCTGGCAGCCGCGGGGAAGCCGGATGTCGATCCAGCCCCCGCCCTGCAGGACGGCCGGGCGATGGACGTGTGGCGGCGCATGATCGCAGCCCAGGGCGGCGACCCCGGCGCACCGCTGCCCGTGGCCGGGCACACCCATACCGTCACCGCCGAGCAGGACGGCTTCGTCTCCCGCCTGGATGCGATGGCGGTCGGGGTGGCGGCCTGGCGACTGGGCGCGGGACGAGCTCGCAAGGAGGACGATGTACAGGCGGTCGCCGGCGTCGAGCTGCACGCCAAGCCCGGCGACCACGTCACCAGGGGAGCACCCTTACTCACCCTCCACACCGCCACCCCGGAGCGTTTCGAACGCGCCCTGGAAGCCCTCGAAGACGCCGTCGGCTACTCCCAAGAGTCCATCACCCCCGGCCCTGTGGTCCTGGGTAAGATCGTTGCCGACTGACCACATCCAACCGCGGGCGACGATTTCACCTGGGGACGCCCACTGGTATAGTCTTGCCGCTGGCTCTGATGAGTCACCGGGGTGTGGCGCAGCTTGGTAGCGCGCGTCGTTCGGGACGACGAGGCCGCAGGTTCAAATCCTGTCACCCCGACAAAAAATTTCATCTTCAATCATCTATTCTCAGCAGAATCAGTCGCCCCAGCCTCATCAACCAGCCGCTGGGACTGGTCGCGATTGAGCAGATAGCCGCAGATCAGTCAATGTCACATGTCAGTGATCTCTCAGCTCCCGATAGTTACCCGCATTCAGGATATTCAGCTCCTTTCGAACTAGACAACATACTAATCAGTGATGTATGGTGACCTTGCTTACAGACGCGCCGCTCAATAATGGCACCTTCTGGTATGCGAAGAATCACTTTTTGTTCTGTGAGAAGTGTCGCCCATCCTTCACTGTTGCTGAGAACATACGCTTTTGCTGATGTGTTCTGGGTTGTGACCAGTTCGAGCGGCAACCACATTGAGCCAAATTGAGCGAGTACCGCGATAAGGATAGTTAGCGGAGGAATCATGGCGTATCGCAACTGGCCGAGCGCGAGGCTTGATAACCCCTTTTGCACATTGAAAATATCTTTCCATGAATTTTTTACACGTTCTCGCTCTAGTTTTTCGCCAAGGAAACTTACGAAAGATATGACAAAAAGGATGATAGGAACAACCACTAATGCCGCTGCAATCCACATGAGGTTAGAAAATACCACGAGGAGCAAAATAATTCCACCGATAAGAGTTCCCCATCGCCTTCGACCCTTCTTATCTCCCCCAAGAAGCCGCCCCGCCAGTGATTTCTCAACCATGAGGAAGGATGAAGCAACCATAGCCATTGCCGGCAAGATTGAGAAGAAGCTCCCCAGAAGCAGCGTCCTCACATCCAGATTTTCAATAAGAACCTGGGTCAATACCGGATCGCCGCCAGTGAATATGACGACTCTCAGCGACGCCACGACTATCGGCGCGACGGCCAGAATGATCCCGACGTCTAGCCAGCGCAGGCCCTTGTGGGTTTGGTTTGTTTCTGTGACTTCCTCGTCGGCTGCCATGCTTGACCAACTCCTTGGTTAGCCCCATATGGGGTGGTTTGTGCTGTCCATGAAAGCTTCTCAAGCGTAGCGTACGGTATGGCACTGCTGCGCAATGAGAACACTAAGGGCATTATTCACGGCTTTGGTTAAATGGGCCCTGACAAGGAGGTTCATATCTTTGCAAGATTCTGCTGAATAACCCCTTGGACTCACGGGCGGATCGCAGCGAACAGCGAACTGGTCCTGATAGCGTCTCTATCAGATTTTCAAACCAAATGCTCAGCAGGTGACGCAGGTCATGCGGATTAGGCTATGACACGAACACCTGTGCATTAACTTTCCTCAAGGTAAACTGTCTTGAATGGGTAACGTATGTCCAGACTTGCTATAGAGAGGGTGACGTTCTGGGGTCACGGAACAAGACTGGGCCTTGGGGGATGTTCTCTACTTCTCGATGACCTCACGGAAAGGAGAGGCCATGAAAAATAGATTCATCAGGCAGATTCTAGCGCTGCTGCTGGGATTCAGCCTGTTCCTGGTGCCAGCTACTGCCAGCGCAGATGAGGGGACCAGCCAGTCGGAGGAACAGGCGGGGTTCACCGACGCCCAAGTGGTTGAGCTTGAGCAGTACCTGAACACCTTGTTTGCTGAAGTGGTGGTCAAGGACGAACAGACCGGCCAGCTGCACATTGATTACGACGCCGCCAAGCGGCTGTATCCTGATCGGGACCTGTCCGTCCTGTCGATACCCGCCAGTCAGCTCGACACATCGAGTCACAACGGCGCCGGGCCACTTGACCTGAAGGATTACGCCTGGTGCGTGGTCAAAGGGGCTATCCCTTTTATCGGACTGCTTGACGTCAATTGGGGCCTATCCGCATGTGGGTCCGTCAGCAGAACTGGGGAGCTCTTTCTAGGTACCTAGGTAAAGAGATCCCCAAGCGCGCCGCCAAGATCGGCATCAAAGATGCCCTTGCACTGAGCCCATGGGGAGTTGCAGGTAAACTGGCAGCATCCGCAGTGGGTTGTGCCATTTGGCAAGGATGGTGATTCCATTTTGAAGAAGCAAGAACCTGGTCAAAAGTGGAAGCTTTGGGATGGTTCCCTCAAAGGTCATCTGCGCTTCTACAGGCCCTCGGCAACTAACTACGTCGTCCGTGGGGTTGGCACATTCGCAATCATTGCCATCATGTTCCCGCGCTCCCGTTTCCTCGGAGCAATCCTGATGGGATTGGGCTATGTGGTCGCAGAGTTCCTCTCCTACCAGATTGCCCTGGCCATCTACCGCCGACGACTCAAGAAGAAATACCACCGATGACACCGTAAGCCTCACGGGCGCAGCAGCTGCCTACGATCTCATGTGTCACGACCCATGAATTACGGTCCAAAACCTCACCTCACCACTTCAACCTTATGCCATTTATAAGTATGTAGACTTTTAAGTAGCATCCAGCCAGGCTAGGGACGTGACTCAGGGCGATCTCCAACGAACGGTGGGCGCGAATCTGCGCGCCTGGAGATTGAAACGTGGCCTGAGTCAAGAGGAGTTCGCTGAGATATTTGATTTTCACCGCACTTACATGGGAGGCATCGAGCGCGGTGAACGGAACCTCTCTTTGAAGAGTTTGGAACGCATCGCCGAGGTACTAAAAGTGGATCCCAGGGAGTTGCTAGACCCAACGAGGTGAGCAGCCCGTTCGAGCTCCATCCTTCGCGCCGGGCCCGAACTGCTTGTGGCTAGGCCATTCTTAGCGAAGTGCTGAGGGTGGCGGGACTAGCTAGCTGGTGGGGGGTGTAGGAGAAGCCCAACCACCCCTGGAGTTCCTTGATCGTACGGTCTCCCTCAACAAGGGATACATAGGAGGTGTTCCCAAACCACACCTGAAGATATTCGATGGTTTGTGGGCCCATGATGCCGTCGACGGTAAGCCCGTAACCCGACTGATTCATATGCTTTTGAAAGGCTTGGATGGTGGTGGAGCCGGACGCGTCGCTCCATTCCCAGCCAAACGATCGACTTTCATGGCGGGATCGCCCATGTGATCAGGCGAGCTCGTCATCCAGACGTTGTCATCCATCTCCATGCGGCTGGCCATATGAATCTCACGACGGGCCTCGGACCACACCTCGCTGAGCACTGGGACCAAGCGGTGCGACCAGGTGCGTTCAAGGTTGATGTCGGTCATGGCAACTCCTTTCGTTGATCACATGTGCGACACGCATATTGTGCAGTAGTACCAGCACAGGCGGTGGTGTGGGGCAGATGCACCCAAACCGCCGTCTGCTGGTCTATGCAGAGAAGGTTAACGAATGCCCACCAAGGAACCAGAGCTCAAAGCGCTTAAAGTGCGCAACGTATCGGTCAGATTGCCGGAAGATATCTTCGAGACGCTCGTGTCGGTTGCCCGCGTCGACGGCGAGACGATGGGTGAAGTCATCCGCAAGGCCATCAACAGTTATGCGGCTGACAGAAAATCCTCAGAAGACTGGGCTGAGAAGGTTCACGAACTTCAGCGACAGTTGAAGGCTGTGCTTCCACATGTCTGAGTGGAGTGAACCGGGACTCAGGCCTTCAGCGAGTACAGCCAGGCCAGCAGGAGGGAACGTGTGAAGCCATCGTCGGAAGGAACTTCGTCCACCAGGGTGAGTGCCTTCGCGCGAGCCTCCTCGCCGGCCAGGGCTGAGTAGGCCAGCAGGATGTCGCCGTAGGTGCGGGAGAACGTGTCAGCCGTCAGGGCGTTGTCGATGTTGGTCGCGACCCGGTCCGGGTCCCTGCCCAGATAGGTGGACGCCGGGGTCACGGGGAGGACCTGGATGGCCAGTCCGGCCTCCGGGTCGGGCGAGAACCAGGTGGCAAAGTCTCGTTTGCCACCGAAGTTGAGGGGCAGGTAGCTGTACTCCAGCGGCGCGTACAGCGGATCGCTCTTGTTGAAATTCAACCAGTACGCCAGGGCCGCGTTGGCCTCATTGGACTGCATCCAGGTGCCCTGATCCGCCATGGCCTGGTCGCCGCTGACTTCACCCCACAGCCGCAGACCCACCCAGGCCGCCACGGCCTCACTGGTGGACTCCTGGTTGTTGGCATCAGCGAACGGGGAGGTCCCGGAGGCCCACGAATGGGAGGCATAGGCGTCATAGACACGCAGAGCCGGGAACCGGTCCGAGGCCACAGGACGGGCGATGTCAGAGGACAGCAGAGTCATCACCGGCGCCATCTCGGAGACCAGATTGGGATCGTCCATTGCGACGAGGGCAGCGGCATACAGGAAATAGCCGTAGTGGAAATGATGATCGTTGAACTCGTCGCTGCCGAAGGTCGCCACCAGCCCGACCACACCATGATTGTTCTGGTCGTAGAAGAAGCAGCGGGCCGCCCCAGGCGTGGCGCATCCCGCCGGGTTCGTCCAGGTCCGCATCTCGGGCACCAGACGGTTGCGGACCGTCGCAGCCAGGTCATCGCGGCCGAGGGTCTTCGCCAGCTGCAGGAGCTGGGCATCCCTCGCGAGGGCCTTCCCTGCGAAATAGGTGTCCGCGGGGTAGGCGGGAAGATGCTGGACGTCCGTTTCAAGATGCGTGATGAGGTTCGCGCGACCGGCCTCGTCCAGCTTCCCCAGGTCGTAGGTTGCCGGCGCCGGCAGCTTCGGCGCCCCCCAGGTGACCGACGACCTCAGGCACGCCTTGAGCTCGCCATAGACGCTCTTGAAAGTGCCCAGGCGGCAGTCCTGGTCGGTGTCCGACTCCGTCTGATGGGGCATGGTGGCCACCAGGGTGGGGGCTCCGTCGGCGGTCTGCCACGTGATGGTCGTGAAGGTCTTCTCATCGTCGACCTGCCACGACAGGGCGGACCCCGTCACCGGATGGACCTGGCCGAGCACCTCGGCCTTCGATGCCCCGTCGGGGATCGCGACCCAGGTCACGGACTGCCCCTCCGCGATCTGGGTGGCGCCAGAACCGGACTCGGGCACCATGCCGAAATGCTCGGGCAGCGAAGAGGTCTCCAGCGTCACCGCACTCGACGCGGTGAATGTGACCTGGGGTGACCCCTGGGCCAGCGTGACGCGCCCCACGGGACCGTCCGCACCTCGCGCCTCGACGACGACAGTGGCCGTGTCATAGGCCACCACCTGCCAGCCTGTGATCCCGGGCACGGTGACGGATACCTCCGGCCGGTGCCCGCCGAACAAGGTCTTCTCGGTGGACTGCACCTCTGGCAGCCCAAAATTGAACCCGGTGGCCGTCAGCTGGAAGCTCAGCGGCAGGGGATAGACCGGCAGGGGCTCCGGCCCGAAGACCAGACCAGAGAACCACCGGTTGGTCGGGGGGTTGAGCCCCTCTGCGAGGCGTTCGGGTTTGAGATCCTTGCCTGGGTTTTGAGCCACCACATTGAGGGCTGCCGCCTCACCGGGCAGCTCACGCGGCCGGGTTGGGTCAGGCAATGACGGACGATCAGGCTGGATCCGGGGAACGCTGCCTGGCAGCAACACGACGGCCACCAGGCAGACAGTCCCCAGCAGGAGGCTGAAGGCCCGCCTCAACGCAGACCAATCTTCAACAGGAAGTCGTAGACAGCCTGCGTAGGACCAGCCAACGGACCGTCGTCGCGCAGCGTCATGATCGCGGTGACGGGCGTGCCACGCCGGGTGAGCAGCATGAGGTCCTCTGCCTGCAGAGCATCGCTGGAGACCGTCACCTCGGTGACGGTGTTACTGGTGGCTGAATCTGTGGCGATGTTGACGCTCATCACTTGCCCCTCCACAAGTTGGCCATTCGGTAGATGGATGGTCACTTTCCCGTTCGGTTCAATTCTTCCATAGTCCGAGGGATTGAGCTGGAACCTCGCCACCACGGTCTTGTTCGCGCTGGAGACGATCTCAGCCAGGGACTCAGCGCTGTTGACGTAGCTTCCCTGGACGGCCGTGAAGCTGTCCAGGTAGCCAGCGATGGTGGCGAAGAAGGTGATGGTGCCGTCCTCCAGGCTGATCTTGTATCCCTCGGTGCTGTTGGGTTGCGTGCCCTGGCTGGCCATGTCCTTCAGGTTGGCGCTGGTGATGGTGAAGAGCTCCTCACCAGCTGACACGTATTCGCCAGGATTGTGGTTCTGCTTTGTGACCAGACCCCCGTAAGGCGAGGCTATCACCGTGCGGGGAGCCTCGACGTGGGCCGTGATGCTGGCCACCTGATTCTGCCGCTGGTTGAACAACACGGTCAGCAGCCCGAGGATGAGAACGACGACAATGAGGCCGCCGAGGAGCTTGAGACGATTGAGGAAGGACACGGGTTAACCCTTTCGGTCATAAAGCTCGGGTAGGGCGGCAAGGGAGTCCTTGGCGGCTTGGGCACCCAGGATGGCCTCGGCGGTCAGGGGCTCAGTCGTCTGCTTGTCGGCCAGGGCGGATGTCCTCCGCGAGGACGCCAGCTCCGGTTCCATGCCGTGTTTGGGACGCGACGGATCCCCGCCACGTTTGCTGTTCCTCTTCTTCTGGCGATTCTCCAGGAAAGCAGTCACGACGAATGCCCCGAGGAAGAAGGCATTCAGGACGCACCAGAAGGTGGCGATATTGACGTGCCCCATCAGGTAGTCCCGGTAGATCGACATGATAGAGGTGCCGACCATGAGCACGAATGCCCACACCTGCACCATGATGAAGTTGAAGGCCGACGTCCTGCCGCCCGTGGTTCCCGTGGCAGACCACTTCGTGTCCACCTTGAGCAGGGCATTGAAGAATGCCTTGATGTAGATGGGGAAGGAGTTGGCGGCCAGCAGAAGGACCTCCCAGCGGAAAGTGCCTGCGATCACCGCAGCCAGCACGATCTGCATGACGTAGAAACCGGGATAGAACAACGCCCACTCGTACCATTTCACCGCCAAGGTCATGGGCCGCAGGTCGAAGAACACCTCCATGACCGGAACCAGCATGAGGAGGCCCGGCGCTATACCCGTGAAATAGAACGTGCATGTGACGAAATACATGAGCCGCTGGTCCATGTGGAGACGACGGCGCGGGCTGAGCGGGTTGTGCGTGAACAGGATCTCAAAGCCACCGGTGGCCCAGCGGAGCTGCTGCTTGCTGTAGGCCTCGATGGTGTCGGGGGTCTCACCGATGGCAAGCTCCTTGGGCTGGAAGATCGACCGCCAGCCGCGTTCATGCATGAGGATCGAGGTCCAGATGTCCTCCGACTTGGACTGCGTGTAGATCCCGCCGACGTCCTTGACCGCGGCACGGCGGAACAGCACGTTGGTGCCGACGCAGAAGGCAGCATTGAATTCATTGCGCCCAGGCTGGATAAACCGGTAGAAAACCATCTGGATAAAGCCAGCGCCCCGGGAGACAATGTTATTGAGATTGCCATATACCTGAGGCGCCTGGACGAATGCCACATTCGGATCCTCCATGAACGGTATCGTCTCGTAGAGGAATTCGGGCCTGGCAACAAAATCAGCATCAAAGATAACGAAGAACTCGGATTTGGCTAAAGATAATGCGTTGTT
The sequence above is drawn from the Arachnia rubra genome and encodes:
- a CDS encoding helix-turn-helix domain-containing protein, whose product is MTQGDLQRTVGANLRAWRLKRGLSQEEFAEIFDFHRTYMGGIERGERNLSLKSLERIAEVLKVDPRELLDPTR
- a CDS encoding glycosyl hydrolase; translated protein: MRRAFSLLLGTVCLVAVVLLPGSVPRIQPDRPSLPDPTRPRELPGEAAALNVVAQNPGKDLKPERLAEGLNPPTNRWFSGLVFGPEPLPVYPLPLSFQLTATGFNFGLPEVQSTEKTLFGGHRPEVSVTVPGITGWQVVAYDTATVVVEARGADGPVGRVTLAQGSPQVTFTASSAVTLETSSLPEHFGMVPESGSGATQIAEGQSVTWVAIPDGASKAEVLGQVHPVTGSALSWQVDDEKTFTTITWQTADGAPTLVATMPHQTESDTDQDCRLGTFKSVYGELKACLRSSVTWGAPKLPAPATYDLGKLDEAGRANLITHLETDVQHLPAYPADTYFAGKALARDAQLLQLAKTLGRDDLAATVRNRLVPEMRTWTNPAGCATPGAARCFFYDQNNHGVVGLVATFGSDEFNDHHFHYGYFLYAAALVAMDDPNLVSEMAPVMTLLSSDIARPVASDRFPALRVYDAYASHSWASGTSPFADANNQESTSEAVAAWVGLRLWGEVSGDQAMADQGTWMQSNEANAALAYWLNFNKSDPLYAPLEYSYLPLNFGGKRDFATWFSPDPEAGLAIQVLPVTPASTYLGRDPDRVATNIDNALTADTFSRTYGDILLAYSALAGEEARAKALTLVDEVPSDDGFTRSLLLAWLYSLKA
- a CDS encoding thymidine phosphorylase — protein: MDAIEVISRKRDGGRLSDAQIDWVIRAYTDGVVAEEQMSALAMAILLNGMDRGEIARWTAAMIASGERMDFSSLGKPTADKHSTGGVGDKITLPLAPLVAVFDVAVPQLSGRGLGHTGGTLDKLEAIPGWRADLSNDELLAQLRDVGAVVCAAGSGLAPADKKLYALRDATGTVEAIPLIASSIMSKKIAEGTGALVLDVKVGSGAFMKTHDRAEELARTMVALGTDAGVNTVALLTGMDTPLGLTAGNALEVREAVEVLAGGGPPDVVELTVTLAREMLAAAGKPDVDPAPALQDGRAMDVWRRMIAAQGGDPGAPLPVAGHTHTVTAEQDGFVSRLDAMAVGVAAWRLGAGRARKEDDVQAVAGVELHAKPGDHVTRGAPLLTLHTATPERFERALEALEDAVGYSQESITPGPVVLGKIVAD
- a CDS encoding HlyD family efflux transporter periplasmic adaptor subunit — its product is MSFLNRLKLLGGLIVVVLILGLLTVLFNQRQNQVASITAHVEAPRTVIASPYGGLVTKQNHNPGEYVSAGEELFTITSANLKDMASQGTQPNSTEGYKISLEDGTITFFATIAGYLDSFTAVQGSYVNSAESLAEIVSSANKTVVARFQLNPSDYGRIEPNGKVTIHLPNGQLVEGQVMSVNIATDSATSNTVTEVTVSSDALQAEDLMLLTRRGTPVTAIMTLRDDGPLAGPTQAVYDFLLKIGLR
- a CDS encoding ribbon-helix-helix domain-containing protein, whose protein sequence is MPTKEPELKALKVRNVSVRLPEDIFETLVSVARVDGETMGEVIRKAINSYAADRKSSEDWAEKVHELQRQLKAVLPHV
- a CDS encoding glycosyltransferase family 2 protein, yielding MSSSRRSRRRRSKVDLSAVNANTELALVDGIDPEERRASISGRYSPTLLLVAVLASIGVLAYAGFLLNPNFRGDLIPWLIVITCELILIFQASMALWTMLSGYGRQPNYRFQAAQARLFDPEANYQLDVSDDPTKWPMYLNGRQIDVDVLITVYGESLDVITTTVKAAMAMQGLHTTWILDDGDSDEVRELAKTLGCNYVRRLGSSGAKAGNVNNALSLAKSEFFVIFDADFVARPEFLYETIPFMEDPNVAFVQAPQVYGNLNNIVSRGAGFIQMVFYRFIQPGRNEFNAAFCVGTNVLFRRAAVKDVGGIYTQSKSEDIWTSILMHERGWRSIFQPKELAIGETPDTIEAYSKQQLRWATGGFEILFTHNPLSPRRRLHMDQRLMYFVTCTFYFTGIAPGLLMLVPVMEVFFDLRPMTLAVKWYEWALFYPGFYVMQIVLAAVIAGTFRWEVLLLAANSFPIYIKAFFNALLKVDTKWSATGTTGGRTSAFNFIMVQVWAFVLMVGTSIMSIYRDYLMGHVNIATFWCVLNAFFLGAFVVTAFLENRQKKRNSKRGGDPSRPKHGMEPELASSRRTSALADKQTTEPLTAEAILGAQAAKDSLAALPELYDRKG